In a genomic window of Cerasicoccus sp. TK19100:
- a CDS encoding LolA family protein, whose amino-acid sequence MKFLVSLLLALMLTAMAHGQEADSYQTNDQQEDQLREPLPEKSDPIAEQLFATSVKAMGGPDAITYDSLSSKILLSRGPHRVNMDYYYKRPNKALMNVWKKADIGNEMFKVSTGYDGTTAWTFDESEEKPFPQKIGGEKEKEIKEMASADDLLLTYKEKGCVLEYLGAVNNRKQKNYLVKLYHPDGRTEYFYFHPKNYLITRRGNKQMQMGTPVNVDTYVVKYDKIDNKWVPVKYEIAYEDEVVMTMEFSNIKLNPPLNDAMFEMPKVKEVWLKGKNAQ is encoded by the coding sequence ATGAAATTCCTCGTTTCCCTTTTGCTGGCGTTGATGCTCACTGCCATGGCACATGGCCAGGAAGCCGATTCCTACCAGACCAACGACCAACAGGAAGATCAACTGCGCGAGCCCCTGCCGGAGAAATCCGACCCCATCGCCGAGCAGTTATTTGCCACCTCGGTTAAGGCCATGGGCGGACCGGACGCGATTACCTACGACTCACTATCGTCTAAAATCCTCCTAAGCCGAGGCCCCCATCGCGTCAACATGGACTACTACTATAAGCGCCCCAACAAGGCGCTAATGAACGTTTGGAAAAAGGCCGATATCGGCAACGAAATGTTCAAGGTTTCCACGGGCTATGATGGCACCACCGCTTGGACTTTTGATGAATCAGAGGAAAAGCCATTCCCGCAAAAAATCGGCGGCGAGAAGGAAAAAGAAATCAAGGAGATGGCGAGTGCCGACGACCTTCTGCTCACCTACAAGGAGAAGGGCTGCGTCCTCGAATACCTCGGTGCCGTCAACAACCGCAAACAGAAGAACTACCTCGTTAAGCTCTATCACCCCGATGGCAGAACGGAGTATTTTTATTTTCACCCGAAGAATTACCTCATCACCCGCCGCGGCAACAAGCAGATGCAGATGGGCACCCCTGTCAATGTCGACACCTACGTTGTTAAATACGACAAGATCGACAATAAGTGGGTGCCTGTGAAATACGAAATTGCCTACGAAGACGAAGTCGTGATGACGATGGAGTTCTCCAACATCAAGCTCAACCCACCGCTGAATGACGCGATGTTCGAGATGCCCAAAGTTAAGGAAGTCTGGCTAAAGGGAAAAAACGCTCAGTAA
- a CDS encoding DUF502 domain-containing protein: protein MLRQLRNAFIAGLVIITPMGVTIFVVNFMLTKIGAPASDAIFKFVSEDFKNLPGIDLLLKIAAILIVLFVITVVGFLSRYFIGRIFINLGERMIEALPFINAVYKTVKQIVDTFSKQQKAVFQKVVLTEYPRKGVYVLGFLTSDAKGEVQHKTGAEVVNIFVPTTPNPTSGFLLMVPKDEIIPMEMSVTDGMKLIVSGGAVSPPYPLPQSKHVKAPPEELTTEEPASRA, encoded by the coding sequence ATGCTTCGCCAACTGCGCAACGCCTTCATCGCTGGGCTCGTTATCATTACGCCAATGGGTGTGACGATATTTGTCGTCAACTTCATGCTGACCAAAATTGGCGCGCCCGCTAGCGATGCTATTTTCAAGTTCGTCTCGGAAGACTTCAAGAATCTGCCCGGCATTGACCTGCTGCTCAAAATCGCGGCGATCCTAATCGTCTTGTTCGTGATCACCGTAGTGGGTTTTCTATCGCGGTATTTCATCGGCCGCATTTTTATCAATCTCGGTGAGCGCATGATCGAGGCCCTGCCGTTCATCAATGCCGTTTACAAAACGGTCAAGCAGATCGTCGACACTTTTAGCAAGCAACAGAAGGCCGTGTTTCAAAAGGTCGTGCTGACCGAATACCCACGCAAAGGCGTCTATGTCCTCGGCTTCCTGACGAGCGACGCCAAAGGCGAGGTCCAACACAAGACCGGTGCCGAGGTGGTGAACATCTTCGTACCAACGACGCCCAATCCCACCAGCGGCTTCCTGCTAATGGTGCCCAAGGATGAAATCATTCCAATGGAAATGTCGGTCACCGACGGCATGAAATTGATCGTGTCGGGCGGTGCGGTTTCCCCGCCCTACCCGCTGCCCCAAAGCAAGCACGTCAAGGCTCCGCCCGAGGAGCTAACCACCGAAGAACCTGCCTCCCGCGCCTAG
- the rpmA gene encoding 50S ribosomal protein L27, protein MAHKKGQGTSKNGRDSESKRLGIKKFGGEKVRAGNILIRQRGTRFHPGTNVGKGRDFTLFALEDGVVEWDKLHRKVQVVPHAVEA, encoded by the coding sequence ATGGCTCATAAAAAAGGACAAGGAACTTCCAAGAACGGACGCGACAGCGAAAGCAAGCGCCTCGGCATCAAGAAGTTCGGTGGCGAAAAAGTTCGCGCCGGCAACATTCTGATCCGTCAGCGTGGCACTCGCTTCCACCCCGGCACCAACGTCGGCAAGGGCAGAGACTTCACCCTCTTTGCCCTCGAAGACGGCGTCGTCGAGTGGGACAAGCTTCACCGCAAGGTGCAAGTCGTTCCGCACGCTGTCGAAGCCTAA
- the rplU gene encoding 50S ribosomal protein L21: protein MKATIETQGRQFIVTEGDVIFVNRYKDTQAGDTVTLDKVLCVGEGAETKFGAPYVDGASATATILENKRDKKVIIHKMHRRMGYRRTRGHRQELSVIKIESINA, encoded by the coding sequence ATGAAAGCAACCATTGAAACTCAAGGCCGCCAATTCATCGTCACCGAAGGTGATGTGATCTTCGTGAACCGTTATAAGGACACGCAAGCTGGCGACACCGTCACCCTCGACAAAGTACTTTGCGTGGGCGAAGGAGCGGAAACCAAGTTTGGCGCACCCTACGTGGACGGCGCCAGCGCTACGGCCACCATCCTCGAAAACAAGCGCGACAAGAAAGTGATTATCCACAAGATGCACCGCCGGATGGGCTACCGCCGCACCCGTGGTCACCGCCAGGAGCTTTCGGTCATCAAGATTGAATCCATCAACGCCTAA
- a CDS encoding glycoside hydrolase family 16 protein has translation MQPRTLPAFAALSALLSPPLYAQPASEIRPAVDVTFQTEAGKYYQLQTSTNLAGDNWEDVGLAVEGTGESLSELFPVNAQKQFYRVVELQDQWALVWADEFDGDELDLSKWGKEENNYGGGNNEHQHYSVNEKYAYVEDGKLHIAVYRDPYTSNDGKTQPYSSARLRTLQRGDWKYGRFEFSAKVPGGEGIWPAIWMMPSENVYGIWAASGEIDILESKGNYTDRTYGTIHFGESWPNNTYTGTEYYLPEGTFDDGFHTYAIEWWPDRIEWHVDDVKYQTLTKDQWYSAAAPGSETAPFDEYFHLIINVAVNGGFFNGTGQNANNLPDSAFPQVFEVDYARVYQWAE, from the coding sequence ATGCAACCTAGAACACTGCCTGCCTTCGCCGCCTTGTCGGCGCTATTGTCCCCGCCCCTTTACGCCCAACCGGCCAGTGAGATTCGCCCCGCGGTCGATGTCACGTTCCAAACGGAAGCCGGCAAATACTATCAACTACAAACCTCGACCAATCTCGCCGGAGACAACTGGGAAGACGTCGGCCTGGCCGTCGAGGGAACCGGCGAGTCCCTTTCGGAGCTCTTTCCGGTAAATGCGCAAAAGCAGTTTTACCGCGTCGTCGAGCTACAGGACCAATGGGCGCTGGTCTGGGCAGACGAATTTGACGGCGACGAGCTGGACCTCTCCAAGTGGGGCAAGGAAGAGAACAACTACGGCGGCGGCAATAACGAGCACCAGCACTACAGCGTGAACGAGAAATACGCCTACGTCGAAGACGGCAAGCTGCACATCGCCGTGTATCGCGACCCCTACACCAGCAACGACGGCAAAACCCAGCCCTACTCCTCCGCCCGCCTGCGCACCCTGCAGCGCGGCGACTGGAAATACGGGCGCTTCGAGTTCAGCGCCAAAGTCCCCGGCGGCGAAGGCATCTGGCCAGCGATTTGGATGATGCCCTCGGAGAATGTTTACGGCATTTGGGCGGCCAGCGGGGAAATTGACATCCTCGAATCCAAGGGCAACTACACCGACCGCACCTACGGCACCATCCACTTCGGCGAGTCCTGGCCCAACAACACCTACACCGGCACAGAATATTACCTGCCCGAAGGCACCTTTGACGACGGCTTCCACACCTACGCCATCGAATGGTGGCCCGACCGCATCGAATGGCATGTGGATGATGTTAAATACCAGACACTTACCAAAGACCAATGGTATAGCGCCGCCGCCCCCGGCTCCGAAACCGCGCCCTTCGACGAGTATTTTCACCTGATCATCAATGTGGCCGTTAATGGCGGATTCTTTAACGGCACCGGCCAAAACGCCAACAATTTGCCCGATTCGGCCTTTCCTCAAGTTTTCGAGGTGGACTACGCCCGGGTTTATCAGTGGGCTGAGTGA
- a CDS encoding class I SAM-dependent methyltransferase, with protein sequence MEIAEAQTYFRQTTVVDHYSRAVARVGLWNSEEKIFQRLFQPEQSLLELGCGAGRIAIGLWELNYRHVLGTDYCPEMVAEARRINQVLEYGVPFQQADATHLPFDDEQFDGAIFGFNGLMQIPGRSNRQRAMFEIARVIKPGSWFVFTGHDRNRHGRKSFWKEEHKLWVKGRQNPMIEEFGDLYYEADEGYWMYIHAADSAEVQADLEQAGFRVDVSALRSEICMEPAEVREFSDDTRFWIAQKR encoded by the coding sequence ATGGAAATCGCCGAAGCCCAGACCTATTTTCGTCAAACCACCGTGGTCGACCACTATTCCCGCGCCGTGGCGCGCGTCGGCCTGTGGAATAGCGAGGAAAAGATCTTTCAGCGCCTTTTTCAGCCCGAGCAAAGCCTGCTGGAGCTGGGCTGCGGTGCCGGCCGGATTGCCATTGGCCTGTGGGAGTTGAATTACCGTCACGTGCTCGGCACGGATTATTGCCCGGAGATGGTCGCCGAGGCCCGCCGCATCAACCAAGTGCTCGAATACGGCGTTCCCTTCCAGCAGGCCGATGCCACCCATTTGCCCTTTGATGACGAGCAATTCGACGGCGCTATCTTCGGCTTTAACGGCCTGATGCAGATCCCCGGTCGCTCGAATCGCCAGCGGGCGATGTTTGAGATTGCCCGCGTTATTAAGCCGGGCTCGTGGTTTGTCTTCACCGGACATGATCGTAATCGCCACGGCCGCAAGAGCTTTTGGAAAGAAGAGCACAAGTTGTGGGTCAAAGGTAGGCAAAACCCGATGATCGAGGAATTTGGCGATCTTTACTACGAGGCCGACGAAGGCTACTGGATGTATATCCACGCGGCGGATTCGGCCGAGGTGCAGGCCGATCTGGAGCAGGCGGGCTTTCGGGTGGATGTATCCGCGCTGCGCTCCGAAATTTGTATGGAACCCGCCGAGGTCCGTGAGTTCTCAGATGATACCCGCTTCTGGATTGCGCAGAAGCGCTAA
- the hisD gene encoding histidinol dehydrogenase, which yields MKILEYGQKGFATQLKRACPSFRASEDVAATVRTVIADVEKEGNKAVFRYTEKFDGAKLTPRTLRVKQEELDAAPKTLTAAQRKAIRESIKCVKDFHKKTLPKGWRAKNPHGATVGEEFFPIQRVGLYVPGGQVPLVSTVIMSAVLAKLAGCPEVVVCTPPQKDGSVNPGLLAALKLCGVDEVYKIGGVQAIAAMAIGTKSVPAVDKVFGPGNAYVMEAKRALFGQVGVDLLPGPSEVLIIGDSTSNPAYIAADLLAQAEHGTGKEKVYLMVGSRKQYDAIAEEITKQAETLSHKDAALGVLKNHGLCVITKSVEQTVEIANYIAPEHLEIHVKPATQKVLAKKITAAGAMLLGGDTPTVLGDFTAGPSHTLPTDRTGRFFGGMQVTDYMRRTSIVQYNPKAAQLAWPVVKAFAEMEQLDAHGRSLQMRVEK from the coding sequence ATGAAAATCCTAGAGTATGGCCAGAAAGGCTTTGCGACCCAACTCAAGCGCGCGTGCCCCTCGTTTCGCGCCAGCGAAGATGTAGCCGCCACGGTCCGCACGGTGATTGCCGATGTGGAAAAAGAGGGCAACAAAGCCGTCTTCCGCTACACTGAAAAATTTGACGGTGCCAAGCTGACACCTCGCACCCTGCGCGTGAAGCAGGAAGAGCTCGACGCTGCGCCCAAGACACTGACCGCCGCGCAGCGCAAGGCGATTCGTGAGTCGATTAAGTGCGTTAAGGATTTCCACAAGAAGACGCTGCCCAAAGGCTGGCGCGCTAAGAATCCGCATGGCGCGACCGTAGGCGAGGAGTTTTTCCCGATCCAGCGTGTGGGCCTCTACGTGCCTGGTGGTCAGGTGCCGCTCGTGTCGACCGTCATCATGAGCGCAGTGCTGGCCAAACTCGCCGGTTGCCCGGAGGTGGTGGTTTGCACGCCGCCACAAAAAGACGGCTCGGTGAACCCCGGTTTGCTGGCCGCGCTAAAGCTTTGCGGCGTGGACGAAGTTTATAAAATCGGTGGCGTTCAGGCCATCGCCGCGATGGCCATTGGCACGAAGTCCGTGCCGGCGGTGGACAAAGTTTTCGGCCCTGGCAACGCCTACGTGATGGAGGCCAAGCGCGCGCTGTTTGGCCAAGTTGGTGTGGACCTGCTACCTGGCCCGAGTGAGGTGCTGATCATTGGCGATTCGACTTCCAACCCGGCCTACATTGCCGCCGACTTGTTGGCACAGGCCGAGCACGGCACGGGCAAGGAAAAGGTTTACCTGATGGTCGGCAGCCGTAAGCAATACGACGCGATTGCGGAAGAAATCACCAAGCAAGCCGAGACGCTTTCCCACAAGGACGCCGCACTCGGTGTGCTGAAAAACCACGGCTTGTGCGTGATCACCAAGAGCGTCGAGCAGACCGTCGAGATAGCGAACTACATTGCCCCTGAGCACTTGGAAATCCACGTGAAGCCCGCGACGCAAAAGGTGCTCGCCAAAAAGATTACCGCCGCCGGTGCGATGCTTCTGGGCGGCGACACGCCCACGGTGTTGGGTGACTTCACCGCCGGGCCGAGCCACACGCTGCCCACCGACCGCACGGGCCGCTTCTTTGGTGGTATGCAGGTGACGGACTACATGCGCCGCACCAGCATCGTGCAATACAACCCCAAGGCCGCGCAGCTTGCTTGGCCGGTGGTCAAGGCGTTCGCCGAAATGGAGCAGCTCGATGCCCACGGACGCAGCCTGCAAATGCGCGTCGAAAAATGA